Proteins found in one Stigmatopora nigra isolate UIUO_SnigA chromosome 15, RoL_Snig_1.1, whole genome shotgun sequence genomic segment:
- the adgre5a gene encoding adhesion G protein-coupled receptor E5 isoform X1, producing the protein MLEWRKLLLLGLFLSLGPVSSVSECEPGYFLDEGECLDFEECEEQGDYPTGDDDKKTGICGPFANCINTIGSFYCRCNPGFQTILKSANFTPGASLSCQDINECMKKNTICGPDKDKCVEENFCGPNAACVNMPGSYRCTCNAGYAIKSGALNFNSTEGPCEAGCWTDINNYCGNGTCQTGVNGPYCQCHAGFTNYGHKAARCTALQCDVFKDTDDLEKNFPMASDLLTQLRRICVNMPNGEAPENMDDQEPLLNFLRIIDHVLAAGVLNDNKKVSIFLDMVESALKLIGPLIKAPPMRRVGVYTELDLFSYKTPTSPRGFQVFRTNSVTLVIHLETVTGDPSKYPGFASVALLSYANLDSFTHDFYGAMDPQANRSFLVNSKVATVSVTNPNTTFLEKPVVLRFDHLVQVNDSHHICVFWDTSHGDGSWSSHGCTAVASNSETTVCSCNHLSTFAVLMALYDVEATFELRLVTTLGLSLSLVCLLICILTFWLVRSIQSTRTSIHLHLCICLFVAAFVFLVGISRTENQSVCATIAGLLHFFFLAAFCWMCLEGVQLFRMVILVFNTNFPTSYMMAGGYGVPAVIVAISALVNSKGYGTPKYCWLDGKFIWSFLGPACVIIAMNIFFFVITVWKLAQKFSSLNPDLNTLQKIKTFTVTAAAQLCVLGTTWIFGCFQFDESTVVMSYIFTFFASLQGVMLFVMHCLFSKQVRDEYRNFLTRFNAPPKKNSFDVNLLTGKQNASRSSQDTGESHI; encoded by the exons GGCTGTTCCTGTCGCTCGGACCGGTGTCTTCGGTGTCCGAGTGCGAACCCGGATATTTTTTGGATGAAGGAGAATGCTTGG atttcgaAGAGTGTGAAGAGCAAGGCGATTACCCCACCGGAGACGACGATAAAAAGACGGGAATTTGTGGACCATTTGCAAATTGTATCAACACCATTGGTAGTTTTTACTGCAGATGCAATCCAGGTTTTCAGACTATTCTCAAATCAGCCAATTTCACTCCAGGAGCATCATTAAGTTGTCAAG atataaatgaatgtatgaagaaAAACACCATCTGCGGACCTG ATAAGGATAAATGTGTGGAGGAAAATTTTTGTGGCCCCAACGCCGCTTGCGTCAATATGCCTGGCAGTTATCGCTGCACCTGCAATGCTGGATACGCCATCAAATCTGGCGCCCTCAACTTCAACTCAACCGAAGGCCCGTGTGAAG CCGGATGTTGGACTGATATTAACAACTACTGTGGGAATGGAACCTGCCAAACTGGGGTGAACGGGCCTTACTGCCAATGCCACGCTGGCTTTACCAATTACGGCCACAAGGCGGCTCGTTGCACAG CGTTACAGTGTGATGTGTTTAAAGACACGGATGATCTAGAAAAG AATTTCCCCATGGCGTCCGATCTGTTGACACAGCTGAGAAGAATTTGCGTCAACATGCCCAATGGCGAGGCTCCAGAAAACATGGACGACCAAGAACCACTTTTG AACTTTTTGAGGATCATCGACCATGTTTTGGCCGCTGGAGTCCTTAACGACAACAAGAAGGTTTCCATCTTTCTGGACATGGTGGAGAGTGCGCTGAAGCTGATTGGGCCGCTCATTAAAGCTCCTCCAATGAGACGAGTCGGCGTCTATACAG AACTGGACTTATTTTCATACAAAACGCCCACGTCACCCCGAGGTTTCCAAGTTTTCAGAACCAATTCAGTTACCCTGGTGATCCACTTGGAAACAGTCACGGGAGATCCTTCAAAGTATCCAG GTTTCGCTAGCGTGGCTTTGCTAAGCTACGCAAACCTAGACAGCTTCACCCATGATTTTTATGGAGCGATGGATCCACAAGCTAACCGAAGCTTTTTGGTCAATAGCAAAGTAGCCACCGTCTCAGTCACGAATCCCAACACGACTTTTCTGGAAAAACCGGTTGTGCTGAGGTTTGACCACCTGGTACAG GTCAACGACTCCCACCACATTTGCGTCTTCTGGGACACGTCTCACGGGGACGGGAGCTGGTCTTCCCACGGCTGTACCGCAGTGGCCTCAAACTCCGAAACCACCGTTTGCTCCTGCAACCACTTGAGCACCTTTGCCGTGCTCATGGCCCTCTACGATGTCGAG GCGACTTTCGAGTTGCGGCTGGTGACCACTCTGGGGTTGTCCCTGTCTCTGGTTTGCCTGCTGATCTGCATCTTGACCTTCTGGCTGGTCCGCTCCATCCAAAGCACTCGAACCAGCATCCATTTGCATCTGTGCATCTGCCTGTTTGTCGCCGCCTTTGTTTTCCTCGTGGGGATCTCTCGGACTGAGAATCAG aGCGTCTGCGCAACGATTGCCGGCCTTCTACATTTCTTCTTCCTGGCGGCCTTCTGCTGGATGTGCTTGGAAGGCGTACAACTCTTCCGTATGGTCATCCTGGTCTTCAACACCAACTTCCCGACCTCCTACATGATGGCGGGCGGCTACGGCGTCCCGGCTGTGATTGTCGCCATCTCCGCTTTGGTCAACTCCAAAGGATACGGCACCCCCAAATA ttgTTGGTTGGACGGGAAATTTATCTGGAGTTTTTTAGGCCCTGCTTGCGTCATTATTGCT AtgaatattttcttctttgtcaTCACTGTTTGGAAGTTGGCTCAGAAGTTCTCAAGTTTAAACCCTGACCTGAACACCttgcaaaaaataaa GACATTTACTGTCACTGCAGCTGCCCAGCTTTGCGTCCTGGGCACCACTTGGATTTTTGGCTGCTTCCAATTTGACGAAAGTACAGTGGTTATGTCgtatattttcactttttttgccaGCCTACAGGGGGTCATGTTGTTCGTGATGCACTGTTTGTTCTCCAAACAG GTGAGGGATGAGTATAGAAATTTCCTGACCAGATTCAACGCACCACCGAAGAAAAACAGCTTCGACGTCAACTTATTGACAGGCAAACAGAAT GCGTCCAGAAGCAGCCAGGACACGGGGGAGTCGCACATCTGA
- the adgre5a gene encoding adhesion G protein-coupled receptor E5 isoform X2, whose translation MLEWRKLLLLGLFLSLGPVSSVSECEPGYFLDEGECLDFEECEEQGDYPTGDDDKKTGICGPFANCINTIGSFYCRCNPGFQTILKSANFTPGASLSCQDINECMKKNTICGPDKDKCVEENFCGPNAACVNMPGSYRCTCNAGYAIKSGALNFNSTEGPCEALQCDVFKDTDDLEKNFPMASDLLTQLRRICVNMPNGEAPENMDDQEPLLNFLRIIDHVLAAGVLNDNKKVSIFLDMVESALKLIGPLIKAPPMRRVGVYTELDLFSYKTPTSPRGFQVFRTNSVTLVIHLETVTGDPSKYPGFASVALLSYANLDSFTHDFYGAMDPQANRSFLVNSKVATVSVTNPNTTFLEKPVVLRFDHLVQVNDSHHICVFWDTSHGDGSWSSHGCTAVASNSETTVCSCNHLSTFAVLMALYDVEATFELRLVTTLGLSLSLVCLLICILTFWLVRSIQSTRTSIHLHLCICLFVAAFVFLVGISRTENQSVCATIAGLLHFFFLAAFCWMCLEGVQLFRMVILVFNTNFPTSYMMAGGYGVPAVIVAISALVNSKGYGTPKYCWLDGKFIWSFLGPACVIIAMNIFFFVITVWKLAQKFSSLNPDLNTLQKIKTFTVTAAAQLCVLGTTWIFGCFQFDESTVVMSYIFTFFASLQGVMLFVMHCLFSKQVRDEYRNFLTRFNAPPKKNSFDVNLLTGKQNASRSSQDTGESHI comes from the exons GGCTGTTCCTGTCGCTCGGACCGGTGTCTTCGGTGTCCGAGTGCGAACCCGGATATTTTTTGGATGAAGGAGAATGCTTGG atttcgaAGAGTGTGAAGAGCAAGGCGATTACCCCACCGGAGACGACGATAAAAAGACGGGAATTTGTGGACCATTTGCAAATTGTATCAACACCATTGGTAGTTTTTACTGCAGATGCAATCCAGGTTTTCAGACTATTCTCAAATCAGCCAATTTCACTCCAGGAGCATCATTAAGTTGTCAAG atataaatgaatgtatgaagaaAAACACCATCTGCGGACCTG ATAAGGATAAATGTGTGGAGGAAAATTTTTGTGGCCCCAACGCCGCTTGCGTCAATATGCCTGGCAGTTATCGCTGCACCTGCAATGCTGGATACGCCATCAAATCTGGCGCCCTCAACTTCAACTCAACCGAAGGCCCGTGTGAAG CGTTACAGTGTGATGTGTTTAAAGACACGGATGATCTAGAAAAG AATTTCCCCATGGCGTCCGATCTGTTGACACAGCTGAGAAGAATTTGCGTCAACATGCCCAATGGCGAGGCTCCAGAAAACATGGACGACCAAGAACCACTTTTG AACTTTTTGAGGATCATCGACCATGTTTTGGCCGCTGGAGTCCTTAACGACAACAAGAAGGTTTCCATCTTTCTGGACATGGTGGAGAGTGCGCTGAAGCTGATTGGGCCGCTCATTAAAGCTCCTCCAATGAGACGAGTCGGCGTCTATACAG AACTGGACTTATTTTCATACAAAACGCCCACGTCACCCCGAGGTTTCCAAGTTTTCAGAACCAATTCAGTTACCCTGGTGATCCACTTGGAAACAGTCACGGGAGATCCTTCAAAGTATCCAG GTTTCGCTAGCGTGGCTTTGCTAAGCTACGCAAACCTAGACAGCTTCACCCATGATTTTTATGGAGCGATGGATCCACAAGCTAACCGAAGCTTTTTGGTCAATAGCAAAGTAGCCACCGTCTCAGTCACGAATCCCAACACGACTTTTCTGGAAAAACCGGTTGTGCTGAGGTTTGACCACCTGGTACAG GTCAACGACTCCCACCACATTTGCGTCTTCTGGGACACGTCTCACGGGGACGGGAGCTGGTCTTCCCACGGCTGTACCGCAGTGGCCTCAAACTCCGAAACCACCGTTTGCTCCTGCAACCACTTGAGCACCTTTGCCGTGCTCATGGCCCTCTACGATGTCGAG GCGACTTTCGAGTTGCGGCTGGTGACCACTCTGGGGTTGTCCCTGTCTCTGGTTTGCCTGCTGATCTGCATCTTGACCTTCTGGCTGGTCCGCTCCATCCAAAGCACTCGAACCAGCATCCATTTGCATCTGTGCATCTGCCTGTTTGTCGCCGCCTTTGTTTTCCTCGTGGGGATCTCTCGGACTGAGAATCAG aGCGTCTGCGCAACGATTGCCGGCCTTCTACATTTCTTCTTCCTGGCGGCCTTCTGCTGGATGTGCTTGGAAGGCGTACAACTCTTCCGTATGGTCATCCTGGTCTTCAACACCAACTTCCCGACCTCCTACATGATGGCGGGCGGCTACGGCGTCCCGGCTGTGATTGTCGCCATCTCCGCTTTGGTCAACTCCAAAGGATACGGCACCCCCAAATA ttgTTGGTTGGACGGGAAATTTATCTGGAGTTTTTTAGGCCCTGCTTGCGTCATTATTGCT AtgaatattttcttctttgtcaTCACTGTTTGGAAGTTGGCTCAGAAGTTCTCAAGTTTAAACCCTGACCTGAACACCttgcaaaaaataaa GACATTTACTGTCACTGCAGCTGCCCAGCTTTGCGTCCTGGGCACCACTTGGATTTTTGGCTGCTTCCAATTTGACGAAAGTACAGTGGTTATGTCgtatattttcactttttttgccaGCCTACAGGGGGTCATGTTGTTCGTGATGCACTGTTTGTTCTCCAAACAG GTGAGGGATGAGTATAGAAATTTCCTGACCAGATTCAACGCACCACCGAAGAAAAACAGCTTCGACGTCAACTTATTGACAGGCAAACAGAAT GCGTCCAGAAGCAGCCAGGACACGGGGGAGTCGCACATCTGA
- the slc27a1a gene encoding long-chain fatty acid transport protein 1a gives MHNAASVSASLVSMGLLRLLGVSWPWSLMAGLGVYLGVSKWKYFYVAARTFKRDATGLCVLLRVKLAMWPYMRDDSNVLLMFAQTVKRHPNKVALIYEATGEAWTFTQLDQISNAVANWARSQGWVTGDVVALFMESRPLQVALWLGLAKVGVEAALINFNLRTDSLVHCIGVSRSRAIVFGAELADAIMEVSGSLSHSMQRFITGDTSTNHKANLGATDLDPILASTPRHSPLPCVKHKGMNDCLFYIYTSGTTGLPKAAIVVHSRYYRIAAFGYYAFGIRPDDIIYDCLPLYHSAGNIMGVGQSLIHGVTVVVKKKFSASRFWDDCIKYNCTVVQYIGEICRYLLSQPVRPSEKAHKVRLAVGNGLRPSVWEAFTERFGVPRIGEFYGATECNCSVANLDGKVGACGFNSRILPNVYPIRLVKVHEDTMELIRDSRGLCVPCQPGEPGLLVGRINQKDPLRRFDGYVNNEATNKKIAQNVFKKNDTAYLSGDVLVMDDLGYMYFRDRSGDTFRWRGENVSTTEVEGILSNILNQTDVAVYGVTVPGVEGKAGMAAIADSNGNFDCDAFLQRVQSALPPYARPVFLRLSPTVDTTGTFKIQKTRLQKEGFDPRFTSDRIFFLNVKVGRYVAIDDELFAAIMEARVHL, from the exons aTGCACAATGCAGCGAGTGTGTCAGCGTCTCTGGTCTCCATGGGACTGCTACGTCTCCTCGGGGTGTCCTGGCCCTGGAGTTTAATGGCCGGACTTGGAGTTTATTTGGGTGTCAGCAAATGGAAGTACTTCTATGTGGCGGCACGGACATTTAAAAGAGATGCTAC GGGTTTATGCGTGCTGCTCAGGGTCAAGCTAGCTATGTGGCCCTACATGCGCGACGACAGCAACGTCCTCCTCATGTTCGCCCAGACGGTCAAACGCCACCCCAACAAAGTAGCGCTCATCTACGAGGCCACGGGGGAAGCTTGGACCTTCACCCAGCTGGACCAAATTTCCAACGCGGTGGCCAACTGGGCCAGAAGTCAGGGTTGGGTCACCGGGGACGTTGTGGCCCTCTTCATGGAGAGCCGCCCGTTGCAGGTGGCGCTCTGGCTGGGTTTGGCCAAAGTCGGGGTGGAAGCGGCTCTCATCAACTTCAACCTCCGCACAGACTCACTCGTTCACTGTATAGGAGTTTCTCGCTCCCGGGCCATTGTCTTTGGGGCGGAGCTTGCCGATG CCATAATGGAGGTCAGCGGCTCCCTCAGTCATTCCATGCAGAGGTTTATTACCGGAGACACCAGCACCAATCACAAGGCCAATTTGGGGGCCACGGACTTGGATCCAATTTTAGCGTCCACGCCGAGACATTCCCCTTTGCCCTGTGTTAAGCACAAAGGCATGAATG ACTGTTTATTTTACATCTACACCTCTGGCACCACCGGCTTACCCAAGGCTGCTATTGTCGTGCACAGTAG GTACTACCGAATTGCTGCATTTGGCTACTATGCGTTTGGGATCCGCCCGGATGACATCATCTATGATTGTCTTCCCCTCTATCATTCCGCAG gtAACATCATGGGCGTCGGCCAAAGTTTGATACACGGTGTCACGGTCGTCGTCAAGAAGAAATTCTCAGCAAGTCGCTTCTGGGATGATTGTATCAAGTATAACTGCACT GTCGTCCAGTACATCGGCGAAATCTGCCGCTACTTACTTTCCCAACCGGTGCGCCCGTCCGAAAAGGCCCACAAGGTCCGACTGGCCGTGGGAAACGGCCTACGTCCCAGCGTTTGGGAAGCCTTCACCGAGCGTTTCGGGGTGCCACGAATCGGAGAGTTCTACGGGGCCACCGAGTGCAACTGCAGCGTCGCCAACTTGGACGGCAAG GTGGGGGCTTGTGGATTCAACAGTCGCATTCTGCCCAATGTTTATCCCATCCGGCTTGTCAAAGTGCACGAGGACACCATGGAGCTGATCCGGGATAGCCGAGGCCTTTGCGTGCCATGCCAACCCG GTGAGCCGGGTCTCCTGGTGGGCCGCATCAATCAAAAGGATCCGCTCAGGCGATTTGACGGCTATGTTAACAATGAAGCCACGAACAAGAAAATTGCCCAAAATGTCTTCAAGAAAAATGACACGGCTTATTTGTCAG GTGACGTCTTGGTGATGGATGACTTGGGCTACATGTATTTCCGAGACCGCAGCGGCGACACTTTCCGCTGGCGGGGTGAGAATGTGTCCACCACGGAAGTGGAGGGTATCTTGAGCAACATCTTGAATCAGACCGATGTGGCCGTCTATGGCGTGACAGTCCCTG GTGTGGAAGGGAAGGCCGGCATGGCCGCCATCGCTGACTCCAACGGCAATTTCGACTGCGACGCCTTCCTCCAGAGAGTTCAGAGCGCACTACCGCCGTACGCTCGGCCTGTCTTCCTACGATTATCGCCCACCGTCGACACCACGG GCACATTCAAAATTCAGAAAACCAGGCTTCAAAAAGAAGGTTTCGACCCACGTTTTACAAGCGACCGGATCTTCTTCCTAAACGTGAAAGTCGGCCGCTACGTGGCGATTGACGACGAGCTCTTTGCGGCCATCATGGAGGCCCGAGTTCATTTATGA